From the Candidatus Hydrogenedentota bacterium genome, the window CGCTGCAGCTCTATACGATACGGGACCACATGGAAAAGGACATTCCAGGTTCGCTAAAGCGGGTCAAGGAGATTGGCTACGACCATGTTGAATTGGCGGGTCTTGGGCCCTACACCGCCGAGGAATACAGCTATTTCCTCGCCGATGCAGGTCTCACGGCCATCAGCGCGCATATCGGATTCAAGGAATTGACCCAGGACACGACCAAAGCCGCGGAGATTGCCGAATCGCTTGGGTTGTCCTTCGTGATCGTTCCTTGGCTCGGAGGCGACCTGTGTCCGGATGCCGAAGCATGGAAGGCGAACATCGCGGCGATGAACGACGCGGGCTCGAAGTTGCGCGAAGTGGGCATTTCGCTTTGTTACCACAACCACGCGCACGAGTTTGAGCGCATCGATGACACGTATATCTTCGACTTGATCTTCGAGTTGACCGATCCGGAAAACCTGGCTGCCGAAATCGATTCGTACTGGGTCAAGTTTGGAGGCGTCGATCCCGTGGCCACAATTAAGAAATACGCCGGACGC encodes:
- a CDS encoding sugar phosphate isomerase/epimerase: LQLYTIRDHMEKDIPGSLKRVKEIGYDHVELAGLGPYTAEEYSYFLADAGLTAISAHIGFKELTQDTTKAAEIAESLGLSFVIVPWLGGDLCPDAEAWKANIAAMNDAGSKLREVGISLCYHNHAHEFERIDDTYIFDLIFELTDPENLAAEIDSYWVKFGGVDPVATIKKYAGRCPLLHVKDMEPEEPHSFTEMGRGMMDWKSIFAAARQADVRWYIVEQDICKRDSFESARISAEFMRGIANG